From Mercenaria mercenaria strain notata chromosome 17, MADL_Memer_1, whole genome shotgun sequence, the proteins below share one genomic window:
- the LOC123536574 gene encoding zinc finger protein 84-like: MAMHTGEKYFKCYICNYTGNEKQNFKRHMITHTGEKCFKCDICNYACNKKYNLKIHMEIHTGEKCFKCGICNYATNQKHNVERHMATHTGEKCFMCDICNYACNLKHQLKRHMTKHKRENFKCDTCNYECIQKQSFKRHMAIHKGEKCFKCDICNYACNKKYRLKMHKAIHTGEKCFKCEICNFACIRKNDLKRHIATHTGEKYFQCGMCNYACIQKINLTRHMETHTGEKCFKCDVCNYACIQKQNLKRHMAKHTGEKKFRCETCNYACNLKQHLKRHIAVHTGEKNFKCDICNYACYEKQQLKRHMAVHTGEKNFKCDICNYAFIRKNGLKRHRATHTGEKRFKCDICNYACIKENGLKRHKTFHTGEKHLKCDICNYACILKSGLKRHMATHTGEKPFKCDICNYACIQKSSLKRHLATHTGEKR, translated from the coding sequence ATGGCAATGCATACAGGAGAGAAGTATTTCAAGTGTTATATTTGTAATTACACaggtaatgaaaaacaaaacttcaaGAGACATATGATAACTCATACAGGAGAGAAGTGTTTCAAGTGTGATATTTGTAATTATGCatgtaacaaaaaatataaccttAAGATACACATGGAAATTCATACAGGAGAGAAGTGTTTCAAGTGTGGTATTTGTAATTATGCAACTAATCAAAAACATAACGTCGAGAGACACATGGCAACTCATACAGGAGAGAAGTGTTTTATGTGTGATATTTGTAATTATGCATGTAATCTAAAACACCAGCTCAAAAGACACATGACAAAACATAAAAGAGAGAATTTCAAATGTGATACATGTAATTATGAATGTATTCAAAAACAAAGCTTCAAGAGACATATGGCAATACATAAGGGAGAGAAGTGTTTCAAGTGTGATATTTGTAATTATGCATGTAACAAAAAATATAGACTTAAGATGCACAAGGCAATTCATACAGGAGAGAagtgtttcaaatgtgaaatttgtAATTTTGCATGTATTCGAAAAAATGATCTGAAGAGACACATAGCAACTCATACAGGAGAGAAGTATTTCCAGTGTGGTATGTGTAATTATGCATGTATTCAAAAAATTAATCTCACGAGACACATGGAAACTCATACAGGAGAGAAGTGTTTCAAGTGTGATGTTTGTAATTATGCATGTATTCAAAAGCAAAACCTCAAGAGACACATGGCTAAACATACAGGAGAGAAGAAATTCAGATGTGAGACTTGTAATTATGCATGTAATCTAAAACAACACCTCAAGAGACACATCGCAGTTCATACTGGAGAGAAGAATTTCAAGTGTGATATTTGTAATTATGCATGTTATGAAAAACAACAACTCAAGAGACACATGGCAGTTCATACTGGAGAGAAGAATTTCAAGTGTGATATTTGTAATTATGCATTTATTCGAAAAAATGGTCTGAAGAGACACAGGGCAACTCATACAGGAGAGAAGCGTTTCAAGTGTGATATTTGTAATTATGCATGTATTAAAGAAAATGGTCTGAAAAGACACAAGACATTTCATACAGGAGAGAAGCATCTCAAGTGCGATATTTGTAATTATGCATGTATCCTAAAAAGTGGTCTAAAGAGACACATGGCAACTCATACAGGAGAGAAGCCTTTCAAGTGTGATATATGTAATTATGCATGTATTCAAAAAAGTAGTCTGAAAAGACACCTGGCAACTCATACAGGAGAGAAGCGTTGA